GGGTGGTGACAAGATAGGACGCAGACGCCTAGATACTCACTTTATCGGCATACAGAATCTGGGTGCAGATTTCTCGTACAATACAGAACGCGAAGCATACGAGATTTCAGCTTGCGAACTGAAAGGCACCTATATGTTGTTGGACGAAGCTTCGGTAACCGGAACTGCCAACATTGTGATGGCAGCGGTACTGGCCAGAGGAACAACCACCATTTATAATGCTGCCTGTGAACCGTATCTGCAACAACTTTGCAAGATGCTGAACCGCATGGGCGCCAAGATACAAGGTATTGCCTCCAATCTACTGACCATTGAAGGAGTGAACGAACTGCACGGCACCGAACATACGATACTTCCCGATATGATCGAAGTCGGCAGTTTTATCGGTATGGCAGCCATGACGCAAAGTGAGCTCACCATCAAGAATGTTTCTTATGAAAACCTGGGCATCATCCCTGAAAGTTTCCGCCGTCTGGGCATCAAACTGGAACAACGGGGAGACGATATCTATGTTCCTGCACAGGAAACGTATCAGATAGAGTCGTTCATAGATGGTTCCATCATGACTATTGCCGATGCTCCCTGGCCGGGACTGACGCCGGACTTGCTAAGTGTAATGCTCGTAGTTGCCACTCAGGCAAAAGGCAGCGTGCTCATTCATCAAAAAATGTTCGAGAGCCGCCTGTTCTTCGTGGACAAACTGATAGATATGGGAGCACAGATTATTCTTTGTGATCCTCACCGTGCCGTTGTCATTGGTCATAACCATGCCATGCGTCTGCGAGGCGGGAATATGACTTCACCTGATATTCGTGCCGGTATTGCATTGCTGATTGCCGCCATGAGTGCGGAAGGAAGCAGTCGTATCCACAACATTGAACAAATCGACCGGGGGTATCAGGATATTGAAAGACGCCTGAATGCTATCGGAGCAAGAATTACGAGAATATGATATAGGATGGTGGAAGATGATTAAGAATGGTAGGATGATAAGATGATAAAAAGAGAAGATGTATATAAGATAGGAGTATTTAACAAACCGCACGGCATTCACGGTGAGTTGTCATTCACATTCACCGATGACATTTTTGACCGGGTGGAAGCTGAATACCTAATCTGCCTGTTGGATGGTATTTTCGTACCTTTCTTCCTGGAAGAATACCGTTTCCGCTCCGACTCCACCGCATTGGTAAAACTGGAAGGAGTAGATACGGCGGAACGTGCACGGATGTTCACCAACGTGGAAGTTTACTTTCCTGCCAAACATGCCGAAGATGCCGGACCGGGAGAACTGACCTGGGATTTCTTTGTAGGTTTCCGCGTAGAAGAAGTTAACTACGGAGACTTAGGAGAAGTGACAGAGGTGGATACTGCAACCATCAATACCTTGTTTGTAGTTGATCATCAGGGAGAAGAATTACTGATTCCTGCACAAGAAGAATTCATCCTGAACATTGACCAAAAGCACAAAGTAATCACAATGGATTTACCCAAAGGATTGCTGGCTTTGGATGAAACAGAGGAAGTGTAATATGAGTGATAAAGCGATAGGGCGATAAAGTGATAAACGCGTATGGTGAAAAAGAAACGACATAAAGCATTCTGGAGTAATATCAAATTCAAATATAAGCTGACTATCATCAACGAGAATACACTCGAAGAAGTAGTCGGTCTCCGTGTATCCAAGTTAAACGGCATCTCGGTATTACTTTCTGTGTTGACTGTTTTGTTTCTGGTTGCCTCAGTTATCATTGCTTTCACTCCGTTGCGCAACTACTTGCCGGGATACATGAACAGTGAAATCCGTGCCCAGGTGGTAGAGAATGCTTTACGAGTAGATTCACTTCAACAGTTGGTAGATCGCCAGAATTTGTATATCATGAATATACAGGATATTTTCAGTGGAACCATACGGGTAGATACTGTACACAATATGGACTCACTGACTACCGTACGCGAAGACTCGTTGATGGAACGCACACAGCGGGAAGCGGAGTTCCGGAAACAATATGAAGAGACAGAAAAGTATAACCTGACAAGCATTACAGCCCGCCCGGACATAGAAGGATTGATATTTTATCGTCCCACGCGAGGGATGATTACAGAAAAATTTGATGCTGACAGAAAACATTACGGTACGGATATCGCCGCCAATCCCGGAGAGAGCGTACTTGCTACGCTGGATGGTACAGTTATCTTGAGTACTTATACGGCCGAAACAGGGTATGTGATAGAAGTACAACATAATCAAGAC
The nucleotide sequence above comes from Bacteroides intestinalis DSM 17393. Encoded proteins:
- a CDS encoding M23 family metallopeptidase — protein: MVKKKRHKAFWSNIKFKYKLTIINENTLEEVVGLRVSKLNGISVLLSVLTVLFLVASVIIAFTPLRNYLPGYMNSEIRAQVVENALRVDSLQQLVDRQNLYIMNIQDIFSGTIRVDTVHNMDSLTTVREDSLMERTQREAEFRKQYEETEKYNLTSITARPDIEGLIFYRPTRGMITEKFDADRKHYGTDIAANPGESVLATLDGTVILSTYTAETGYVIEVQHNQDFISVYKHCSSLLKREGDTVQAGEAIALVGNSGQLTTGPHLHFELWHKGRAVNPEQYIVF
- the murA gene encoding UDP-N-acetylglucosamine 1-carboxyvinyltransferase — its product is MASFVIEGGHRLSGEIHPQGAKNEVLQIICATLLTAEEVTVHNIPDILDVNNLIQLMRDMGVTVSRKGLDTYSFKAEKLDLSYLESDEFLKKCSSLRGSVMLIGPMVARFHKAMISKPGGDKIGRRRLDTHFIGIQNLGADFSYNTEREAYEISACELKGTYMLLDEASVTGTANIVMAAVLARGTTTIYNAACEPYLQQLCKMLNRMGAKIQGIASNLLTIEGVNELHGTEHTILPDMIEVGSFIGMAAMTQSELTIKNVSYENLGIIPESFRRLGIKLEQRGDDIYVPAQETYQIESFIDGSIMTIADAPWPGLTPDLLSVMLVVATQAKGSVLIHQKMFESRLFFVDKLIDMGAQIILCDPHRAVVIGHNHAMRLRGGNMTSPDIRAGIALLIAAMSAEGSSRIHNIEQIDRGYQDIERRLNAIGARITRI
- the rimM gene encoding ribosome maturation factor RimM (Essential for efficient processing of 16S rRNA), with amino-acid sequence MIKREDVYKIGVFNKPHGIHGELSFTFTDDIFDRVEAEYLICLLDGIFVPFFLEEYRFRSDSTALVKLEGVDTAERARMFTNVEVYFPAKHAEDAGPGELTWDFFVGFRVEEVNYGDLGEVTEVDTATINTLFVVDHQGEELLIPAQEEFILNIDQKHKVITMDLPKGLLALDETEEV